The Nitrospira tepida genome includes a window with the following:
- a CDS encoding RrF2 family transcriptional regulator: protein MLSKRIHYAILVVIDLALYGGISPIQARTIARRQSIPARFLEHVLNAMKRAGLIESVRGAQGGYLLVKQPAELSLAQIVEAVEGPIMGRTAARGPAHLHRPTQIDLLLRVVTERLRQAENDVLNRITLQELIDRYQTAHQADSQMYHI, encoded by the coding sequence TCATCGACCTGGCACTTTATGGGGGGATCAGCCCGATTCAGGCGAGGACCATCGCGCGACGACAATCCATCCCGGCGAGGTTTCTCGAACATGTCCTGAATGCGATGAAGCGAGCCGGACTGATCGAGAGCGTGCGCGGGGCGCAAGGCGGCTATCTCTTGGTCAAGCAGCCGGCCGAACTCTCTCTGGCGCAGATCGTTGAAGCGGTCGAAGGGCCGATCATGGGACGGACGGCGGCGCGGGGTCCGGCGCACCTGCACCGGCCGACTCAGATCGACCTGCTTCTTCGGGTCGTCACGGAACGGCTTCGCCAGGCGGAAAACGACGTGCTCAACCGCATCACGCTCCAAGAACTGATCGATCGCTATCAAACCGCCCACCAGGCGGACAGCCAGATGTATCACATTTAA